In Brevundimonas subvibrioides, a genomic segment contains:
- a CDS encoding RHS repeat domain-containing protein: MGLAQAVEQYGYDSLGRLIAVDRSSQTNTAYRYDAAGNRTTVTTLNQMEAVWQAESLPHVIGYGIPGGWEASAGLGSGFMTYGPYTPATPTGLNIASWRIKVDSHTYPDTGDVVALDIWDATAGVSLGSAGFDRRAFTASDTYQYLDVPFALVAASSGHQLEFRTWSTGRATVGVDALGYRRAGSAWSGTDSSIYHVVGRAAADGWAASVTDPAGHMTYGPYAAAPVGARTAIWRMRINDNTSPDTSPIVTIDIWDASAGQSLGTRTLKRQDWKQASQFQLFEIPFALDPARAGHALEYRTYFHRNANVVLNWVGYR; the protein is encoded by the coding sequence GTGGGTTTGGCGCAGGCGGTCGAGCAGTATGGATATGACAGCCTTGGTCGGCTGATCGCCGTCGATCGCTCGTCCCAGACCAACACCGCCTATCGCTACGATGCTGCGGGCAACCGGACCACGGTCACCACGCTCAATCAGATGGAGGCCGTCTGGCAGGCAGAAAGCCTTCCCCACGTCATCGGCTACGGGATTCCGGGAGGCTGGGAGGCCTCGGCCGGGCTCGGTTCGGGCTTCATGACCTACGGCCCCTATACGCCCGCGACGCCGACGGGTCTGAACATCGCCAGCTGGCGCATCAAGGTCGACAGCCACACCTACCCCGACACGGGCGATGTGGTGGCGCTGGACATCTGGGACGCCACCGCCGGGGTCAGCCTCGGGTCCGCGGGCTTTGATCGCCGCGCATTCACGGCCAGCGACACCTATCAGTATCTGGACGTGCCCTTCGCGCTCGTGGCTGCGTCGAGCGGGCACCAGCTGGAGTTCCGGACCTGGTCCACGGGACGGGCGACGGTCGGGGTAGACGCTCTCGGGTACCGCCGTGCCGGTTCGGCCTGGTCCGGGACGGACAGTTCGATCTATCACGTCGTCGGTCGCGCGGCCGCTGACGGGTGGGCTGCCAGCGTTACGGACCCGGCGGGGCACATGACCTACGGGCCCTATGCGGCCGCCCCGGTTGGCGCGCGCACTGCGATCTGGCGGATGCGCATCAACGACAACACCAGCCCCGATACCTCACCGATCGTCACGATCGACATCTGGGACGCCAGCGCGGGGCAGTCCCTGGGCACGCGGACCCTGAAGCGTCAGGACTGGAAGCAGGCCAGTCAGTTCCAGCTGTTCGAGATCCCCTTCGCGCTCGACCCCGCCCGGGCCGGCCACGCCCTCGAATACCGAACCTACTTCCACCGCAACGCCAATGTCGTCCTCAACTGGGTGGGCTACCGATGA